The DNA segment GACGACACATTCGGCCCATAACAGAAGGTAAGTGAACAGGGGTTGGTGGCATTCGGAGGCTGCTTTGCTTACTGTTAGGATTTAAGTCAAGTGAGGAGGTCAGTCGTCCTTAAATCCTCAGACACACTGATATAACGGCAGCGGTTGGGGACAGTGCTGTTTTCTCTCCGCAGGACAGCATTCCTGATTGTAGCGTGCGTCCCTgtaattttcattgattttctccgCAATAATCTTGCCAGCAGTATCTTCTCTCCTCTGTGATGGTGAAGCAGGAATAGCTCGGGCAATTGGTTAAGAACACACCCCAAAATCCTAATGACTCAGCTCACACCTTGAACCTGTAGTTTGACTGAACATTCCTCAGCCAAATCCCAAAGCCTGCAGAATCTTCGTCCGGGACTGGTTCATACTTACATTCTCCAACTTCCCATAATCTCTTCATGActaagtttttgtttcttctatgGCCAATTTCTCCAAGGTCCTTGATCCTAATCTTTATAAGCCATTCTTAGAAATGTTGTCATCAGTATTTCCCCACAATACTCCTCCTCATTCTTTCATTTGCCTCTCTGACTAATGATTAATTTCCCCATTTGCCTTTTGATCCTGCCCAGAGTGGCTTCTGGTTCTGAATTAATCCAAGAGTCTTTGTACGGTGCTACAGGCCATGAGATTGGTCTTAGTTGTTCAGAGCCACCCATTTGTTGTGGGGTCATGTGTGAGGGACTGGAATGggataaaataaatatggaatgtttttaccataaaaaaaatctctttcaggTTCTGCCTCGCTCTTTCTTCCCTCATGCTCTTGACCCAGAGGGTCACATCCCTCTCTCTGGACATTTGTGAAGGGAAACTGGCAGCAGCATCAGGAGGCACCAGGAGCAGAAGCTCTTTGTCTGAGCATCTGTGTAAGGCACTGCCCTATTTCAGCTACTTGCTGTTTTTTCCTGCTCTCCTAGGAGGCCCTCTGTGTTCCTTCCAGAGATTTCAGGCCCGTGTTCAAGGGCCCAGCAACTTGTGTCCCAGGCACCCTTTCAGGGCTCTGACCTGGAGGGGTCTGCAGATTCTGGGACTAGAGTGCCTAAAGGTCGTCATGAGGGCAGTGGTGAGAGCAGGAGCAGGACTGACCGACTGCCGGCAACTCCAGTGCATCTATGTCATGTGGTCCACAGCCGGGCTCTTCAAACTCACCTACTACTCCCACTGGATCCTGGATGACTCCCTCCTGCGTGCAGCGGGCTTTGGATCTGAGTTTGGGCAGAGCCCTGGTGAGGACGGATACATCCCTGATGCAGACATTTGGacactggaaacaacccacaggATATCCCTGTTTGCGAGAAAGTGGAACCAAAGCACAGCTCGGTGGCTCAGACGCCTCGTATTTCAGCACAGCAGGGTCTGGCCGTTGTTGCAGACATTTGCATTCTCTGCCTGGTGGCATGGACTCCATCCAGGACAGGTGTTTGGTTTCCTCTGCTGGGCTGTGATGGTGGAAGCTGACTACCTGATTCACACCTTTGCCAAATTGTTTATCAGATCCTGGCCGATGAAGCTGCTCTATAGAACTCTGACCTGGGCCCACACCCAGCTCATCATTGCCTATATAATGCTGGCCGTGGAGGTCAGgagcctctcctctctctggctgctgtgtaaTTCTTACAACAGTGTCTTTCCCATGGTGTACTGTATTTTGCTTTTGCTATTAGCAAAGAGAAAGCACACATTTAACTGACATCTTTCCCTGGCCTTCAACTTATATATCCATGAAACAGAGTTTAGAAAGTGCCAGACAGTGCAATGATGATGCGTATGTTTCAACTTTtccataataaaagcgttttcaAAGTCCAGGATGTATATACCTGATGACTTGCCATAGAAGTTTGTATATCTACTTTAACAAGCCTTTATTCTGGTACTGAGAATCCAAAAAAGACAAAGACCTGGTTTCTGCCCTTGGGGTTTACATTTAGGTGTGGAAGCAAACTTTAAGTACAGCGATACATAAAAACATAGCATACTGTGAACCAAATGGCAAATGGTTTATACATGGACATCCAAAAATTGAGTGTCCCTTTGGTCCCCTTGATCCTGGATGGGAGTTTAGCAAGACAAAAAcgacaacaaaacaaaacctaaatcATATTATCATGTTGGTTTGTTACATGAACTAGAGACCCATCCCTATCCACAATTTGAAAAATTTGCTCTAAAAATGGACAGTCTCATATTATCTCCGAGATATGTTAAAAACTGAAAATCCGGCTAAGACTTGATAACCACTTATATAACTGTTGAATAAAAAACTGACTCATGAACTATGTCACATGAAAACACCAATAACAAGAAGTAAACACTGCTTTAGTACAACTTTAAGGGTCTGCTTCCTTTTTCTTGGCATATCCTAAATAACtccctttgtttctttgtctgttaGGATTTAAAATACACCAAGAGAATGATGTCGGGACCTCCAAGTTATAGGGAAGCAGTGTCAATTAAGTAGCACTGTCACAGTGCTACCACATCTGCGGGCCATCTGGACTATTATgtaattactatttttctttaaatcaactttaactcaacttacttttaaaaacttaccCTCTTTCTAAGCAATGGCATTGGTGAAAATTTGCTTTGGCGTACTAATTATGTTTTATTCTGGTAGTCACTAAAAGAAACATATACTTGTttatatgaaaaatgtttatttgtgtCCTGCTTAAAATTATCTGCTTACCCTGGGGTTACAACCATCCCACCGTAGGAAGCGTTGTACAAGTAACTAAGCTTCCAAAACCCATCATTTGCatccttctcaaaatataaaattgcaaATAAGCTTTTAATCTTTGAACCCTGACAAAGATACTACTAAGTTAGAAGTTACAGATCACTTTGAAAGTTATAGGTCAATATCGCTCATTAAGACAAACAGCCCAATCGTAGCACACAGAATGTAACATAGCCAGCAGCAAGGGCCTCGATGAGCAGACGACATGAATTTGCAATGGCCTTAACCAGCACGGTTCTGTACTTCCACTCAGCGCTCTCAATAGCCCAGAAGAGACAGCGTGGACAAATGCGGTTTCCCAGGATTGGGGACAGTCAAGGGGGAAACACTACACAGCCAAGGGGGTATTAAATGACTCTAAAATCATTACAAACATGTCTCTGAAATAATGCTCCTTAGAATCCAGCCCAGAGAGGCAAGTGGGGTGGTGGAGGTGTTCTAAGTTgggagaaaatttaaataatcactGCATTATTATAGAAAAAAGTGTTCAATTAGGCGAATTATTAAGCAAATTAAGCGATTAAACAAATGATGAGGGACTATTACAGAGCTATTAAAGATGAATGCTTTTTAGAGAGGTGTTTCTGGGGAGCTGGCTATGTGGATGCATGTGTTCAGTTTATGAAAGTCcctcaaactgtacacttaagacaTGCACAAGTTTCTGTATATATGTTgaacttcaataatttttaagtgagtGCTTTTAATGATTAGGGAAACTCTTAGGATAggatattcaatttaaaaaagaagttggTTAATAAAGTCTTTTAAAGTGCAATTCAGTCTTTAGATCGATCTCCCTATTGATGGCCAGGGGCCATTCCTGCTCCTCTCATTGGTTAAACCAGATGTCTACTTCCTTCCCTTTCTATTTGCATCCTATAGGAAGGGTTTCTTTCAGCTGGACATTATAAAGAACAACGTGATTTGAGGGAGttaatctaagaaaaaaagtcagaGCCCGAGATGTAGACCAGGGAGCCATCTGTCTGCCCAGAGGAGATCCTGGGGTCCACAGAGGGCAGAGCACAGGGAGACCGTGTCTTCTTCTAGTCCTCATTTCCTTCGTTAGGACTTAACTTTCAGTTTCTGACTCTTGTCCCAGCTGCAAGGTGAGCAACTGGCAActttagtttccttttccttcagttACTGATTCTGTCACTCCCAAGACCCTGCCCCTTGCCTCCCAAATTCACTTTGACACGTGACTGGTGGCACCTGCTTGTTAACCTCTCTCATGATTAATCTCATGGCTCTGACTTTGTTTCCAGAACTggatttgatgttttccttctcttgtttGAGAAGTGGCCCCCAGGCCGCCCCTGCTTTCTGCCTTGTTCTGGCCTGTTTGTTGGCCCAAGCAGGATAGCATTTTGTTAAACCATGCTTATCCCCTACAAATGCAAGGAAGGGGCCAGCAACGTCTGTCCCGTAGGCAGCAGCCCTGGACAAGTGAACTCGATTCTGTGGGCCAAGTACTAGAGCTAAGTTACCCATGGCATCAGCCCCAGTGGGCATACACCTCCTGACCCCTGGCCTCCCAACCTTTTATCAGCCAAATTACTCTGAAGGGTTTGGTGGGAGCCCTTACAGACCAGGAGGTCTCATCCAGTTGTTTGAAAGTATTATGTGTGATTCCGGTGATTAAGAAATCCTGAAAAATGGGATAAGCCATGATAACTGAAAAGCTTGTTTGCTGCAGGACTGCGGGTGAGGAGGATCATGTATACTTAGTCCCCTGGAAGTGCGAGTCACGGCACCCGGGCAGCGTTTATGAGATAATCAGCAGGCCTTTTTGGTTAACTTGAAGTGCTGCAATGAATGACCAGGAGCAAGGTGGCTATGGCATTTCCAAGAGACACTGAGGCTGACAGAGTGACTCATGTCTGCAATATATTTTATGAGACTTGattgttaaaatgtttttttgtcttgttttgaagAATTTATCTACTTGTATGAAAAGAGAACTGCTTAGCAGTACAGAGAACTGGTAGGAAACATGgtaataacagctaacacttaACACTATCACTGTGAGCCCTCTGCGTGTCACATTTAAACCTTACAACTACCttgtgaagtaggtactattatcctcatttgacagatgtggaaatgaaacagagaggttaaataactcagTTGAGGTTACACATCTAGTCTAAGAGCTAGAAGTCCAGCAGTCTGAGCCCAGAGGCCACAGAGTAACCACTATGCCAAGATGCGTGCTACAATGTCAACCCTCAAGGAATCTATAAAGTAGTAACAAGGTTATAAAGTGTCACAAGTCTCAATAGTATTGTTTTGCCTAGTAACGGTTTTAAACAAGGCAAATGATGGTAACAAACATATGAAGAACCAGTAGTTGGGATATGTGGTCCAGACcttggttatttttttcccaactcTCCCTTACTACTTCTTcacctccccccatcccctgACATGGATAATCAAAAACTTGGTCGTCATCCTCAACTCTTCTTTCTCCCACACAGTTCATCAGCAAATCTGCTTGgtcattcctttaaaatatacCCTACATCTCAGCATCTCTCACATCTCCATTGTCTCTGGGATCcagagatcaaggtgtcagaagAAGCTCCTGTTACCACTTTTGCTGCCCCAACTGCTCCCTGAAGGTCAGGAAGCTGAAGGACCAACACCAGAGCCCTGCTCCCGACAAACACTCACCCCTGCCTGCTAGCGGACCGCCAGCTGGAGCAGAACAAGGTATGTCCCTCCACCTCACTTCTGCTCCCCAAATCTTCTCCTCCTATGAACCCCCATACTTCTCTTTTGGCATGTATAGGAATCAGCTTCCAttaatttttgtgtctctgtcttACCTTACTAGATTGCTAATTCAGAGAGGGACTACATGTTCCCATTGTTTTTTCTATTCCCCAAAGTACCTAGAATGCTGTCGTGTAGCATATAACTGCAACTGGGAACAAAGAACTTTTCTAGATGAAAAGCTGGAACCAAACATAAGAGTTTCAGCAAAAGCATCTCAGTGACATAGCCAAGGTGAAGGACAGAGGTGTGAACACCAGACCATTTCTACCTAATTAGTTGGACACTCCTCAGTATCtagaaagttttttttccttctaaataatttattttttgaagacaCTGTTTTAAGAATTGGACTGTGAAAATATCACTAGGccatttttaaagtcatttctaGTATGGAGTATGGCTTAAAACCATCTTTCTTTAATCCTTAGGAGATGTGGGGGAATTGGAATTTGTCACctgaaaatgtgtctctttggcttattttgaagactcagaaagaaacattGACCTCCCCCActaagaatttaagatagaaggcctattctaggaaggagctaatatcatagataactatagtataatataaactaaGCATGGTAGGcaaggaggaacctagcaaggcccatttgatcaaaatcCTCCCCACGTCCCATTGTCTTTGAAAAGTatggcaaacatttatttaccaaaaatttgcttttccatctccatgtgaattgccttccccCCCTCTGAAGACCAAAactactacccccaacatcctcctttgtctttagctgaagatggtatttaaggtggtggcttcagccattttggtgagttactcagttttcctgggtttccccTACGtaaacatgttattaaatttgatgttctcctgttattctgtctcatgtcaatttaattcttagaccagccaggaGAACCTAGCaagtagaggaatatttcttcctcctctacaagcCTAATATCCTCTTCTTCACTGCTATACTCATAACTAGGTTTTAGAGCTGATTCTAACCTATGTTTTGGGAGTTGGTGATTTAGATTatgacaaaaataaactaaaatccaTCCATCTTAGTTTAATCCTAGGAAGTTGTTCAATTGTGAACACTTTAGAAACAAGTCTCAAATGTTCTGTGTAAGTGTACCTAGCTTTCAGGAAAACATCTGTCTTAATTTGGGGAGGTTCACAGATCTATGCCAGTTTATTGGCTTTTATGTCATAGTTCTATTTACATAATATTAAACAATAAATTGATCTGCCAAGAGAAAAAGATTATTTCTGATACTAAATGCCAAACTATAAATCAAGATAATTAAAGTAGTAATGCTCTTACAAACACATATGGAAATACTCAtgtttattctttaatattttattctatttgatgTTTTCTGTGGTTGTAAACTGCAACAAAGTTTCTCTTTCGTAGTATTAGCCCTTCTACTGGCTCCTGAAATAAAACATTCTTGATTTCCCCCTATTAGTACGGCCCCTAAATACAAACGAGAAACAGAACAATCACTGAAAAAGGAACGTTTTATGGTCATAATTTCTCATTTGTGGAAACactgtttgattttctctgttttattcttccCAACGGGAATTTACAAGTTTTaacaattaatatttaaattgttgTGACTACAGTAAATAGTCCTAAATCCAGGGATGAATTCAAATAATCTTTAAGAGACTGGAAGCAAAATACATGGTGCAAAGTTTCTTgtaaaaataaactgtaaaattGTCTTCATCTTCAGACTGTTTTAGTTAAAAACAAATGGTGAAGAGAGAAGATCTTAGCAATCAGAAAAAGAGTGATTAAGATTAAGATGAGTATCTTAAGCTCAGAATAACTCCTACATGAAAGTGGAGAAAACGAAACTCTACAGCTTCTGCGGCTGCCCTGCACGGTAACAACTTGCTGCCTGGTGCTCCCCCTCACAACCTCCCACTATCTGGTACACAGTTAAGAacgagagttttttaaaaaagcctttcaGCAGGAAGATTACTCATCACAAAGCGTTTCATTGTCTAACAGGTGGGAGACATCCTAATGAAGGCCGCTGACGTACTGTGTACAGAACTATCTAATAGTCGATTCAGCCAGCTTGGTTACCTCATTTTTTCCCTCACAACTTTCCATTCTTACTAATATACTATAGATTAGacaattagaaacaaaagaagtTAAGAAGTGGTAGGAACAAACAGTTGTAAGAAAAGCCAGCAAAAACACAATTCCAGAAAAATACAGGTCTGGGGCCATTTAAAATAGGGGAAGAATAATTTACGATAAGCCTAAATTACCatggaaaaatcaaaataatgttttaatatattctaaGAAAGTACAAACATATATGATCCATTTAAtacttttgttaaaataaaacaaatgttagctcttttTGAGTTAAGCTTGTTATCTGGTATACTTATTTTATAAGATATGTTCTCATCCCTGGGAATTCCAGAAAATTAGGAGGCCTGCAATAAAATGAGAACTCCCCAATCTCCACTGAGAGAAACGACAATACAGGCTTATATGGAAGAAATatgaatttgaatttctcaccAATTTTATGTACCATAAAGCAAACCTGAGATCTAAAACATACATATCACTTAATAGTAATGTTGTGTGACTGCTTGTTAAATTTGATGAACTGGTTTAAAGTTATCTGAAACTTAAGAATCTAGTCACATTCAATGTAAGTATTCTAGCGTTTACTGTAGAAATCTGGATTATTTTCACAATGTCCAAAAAATCATATTAACACAGACACGAAGAACTCATgatctgaattttttatttttcatttttggaggaagattagccctgagctaacatccctgcccatctttctctactttttctatgtggggcgcctgccacagcatgacttgatgagcggtgccatgtccgcacccaggatccgaaccggtgaaccctgggccaccgaagcggaacgtgcgaacttaaccgacatgccactgggccggcccctgaaatctTTAAAGTGTATAATGAGATAATAATTAAGACAATTTGTGACAAGATTCATGTTTGATAAAAGAGAACAGTACGTTTCTCTGTTCACATTGCACCACACGGATGAATGTGTTTACctttatgtttgaaatgtttgCAAAAAGCAAAATGTTCTAATAATGAATGGTAATACGTACATAATAAAAGATGCAGTCAtaaaaaagttctgaaaatttAAGAACAAATACAACCTTGACTTTAGACCATTAGTAGTC comes from the Equus asinus isolate D_3611 breed Donkey chromosome 27, EquAss-T2T_v2, whole genome shotgun sequence genome and includes:
- the MBOAT4 gene encoding ghrelin O-acyltransferase isoform X2, translating into MMGWLQLFLLHPVSLYQGAAFPFALLFNYLCTMDSFSTHARYLFLLAGGGALALAAMGPFAVLVFIPVICAVFLICLLSPQEVHRQTFCFQMSWQTLCHLGLHYTEYYLQELPSTRFCLALSSLMLLTQRVTSLSLDICEGKLAAASGGTRSRSSLSEHLCKALPYFSYLLFFPALLGGPLCSFQRFQARVQGPSNLCPRHPFRALTWRGLQILGLECLKVVMRAVVRAGAGLTDCRQLQCIYVMWSTAGLFKLTYYSHWILDDSLLRAAGFGSEFGQSPGEDGYIPDADIWTLETTHRISLFARKWNQSTARWLRRLVFQHSRVWPLLQTFAFSAWWHGLHPGQVFGFLCWAVMVEADYLIHTFAKLFIRSWPMKLLYRTLTWAHTQLIIAYIMLAVEVRSLSSLWLLCNSYNSVFPMVYCILLLLLAKRKHTFN
- the MBOAT4 gene encoding ghrelin O-acyltransferase isoform X1; protein product: MGPFAVLVFIPVICAVFLICLLSPQEVHRQTFCFQMSWQTLCHLGLHYTEYYLQELPSTRFCLALSSLMLLTQRVTSLSLDICEGKLAAASGGTRSRSSLSEHLCKALPYFSYLLFFPALLGGPLCSFQRFQARVQGPSNLCPRHPFRALTWRGLQILGLECLKVVMRAVVRAGAGLTDCRQLQCIYVMWSTAGLFKLTYYSHWILDDSLLRAAGFGSEFGQSPGEDGYIPDADIWTLETTHRISLFARKWNQSTARWLRRLVFQHSRVWPLLQTFAFSAWWHGLHPGQVFGFLCWAVMVEADYLIHTFAKLFIRSWPMKLLYRTLTWAHTQLIIAYIMLAVEVRSLSSLWLLCNSYNSVFPMVYCILLLLLAKRKHTFN